Proteins encoded within one genomic window of Acaryochloris marina S15:
- a CDS encoding efflux RND transporter periplasmic adaptor subunit, translating into MQHKQHRPLIPWLRKPQQKPTVPSPPYPSDDGHSPPSTKLKSQTPNPKTRLPSWKHLPRRLPYWLLGLGVATLVALAFRPTPIAVDLGQVQRGQLQVTVDAEGKTRVQNRFTIAAPVAGRLARIGLDPGDPVQPGAIVARIDPLPLTTKVEETQAHLRELRAQLAGVETQRPKSAALAQAQAQVRAAIATQQQAEARLADAKATLAQAIRDRKRAQDLEVAGAQTRKVREDAELAATQRQQELEVANKQVQGAISTVAAAQKAFSVLKAEQQDPDYLLDVYRAQISSTESTLVNLADEARRTVVRAPVGGNVFRVMQESARFISAGEPLLELGDAKQLELVIDVLSTDAVKVKPGATIQIDHWGGPHPLQARVRYVEPSAFTEVSALGVEEQRVNVIADFISPPLSLGDGYRVEARIVVWEDKDTLKVPLSALFRCENQKWCTFVAEQGKAQRRQVVISQRSQLEAAVKKGLKVGEQVILHPTEQIEANQRIHSRS; encoded by the coding sequence ATGCAACACAAACAACATCGCCCCTTAATCCCGTGGTTGCGCAAGCCGCAACAAAAGCCCACGGTGCCCTCCCCCCCTTACCCGTCAGATGATGGGCATTCTCCCCCTTCAACCAAACTTAAATCCCAAACCCCAAATCCCAAAACGCGCCTGCCTTCCTGGAAGCATCTCCCCCGTCGCCTTCCCTATTGGCTGTTGGGATTGGGCGTTGCGACCCTCGTGGCCCTTGCCTTTCGACCCACGCCAATTGCAGTGGATTTAGGCCAAGTTCAACGCGGTCAGCTCCAAGTCACCGTTGATGCTGAGGGCAAAACGAGGGTGCAAAATCGCTTTACGATTGCAGCACCTGTGGCGGGACGTCTGGCTCGCATTGGCCTGGATCCAGGCGATCCAGTTCAGCCCGGAGCCATCGTGGCTCGGATAGATCCCCTTCCGCTGACGACCAAGGTCGAAGAAACCCAAGCGCACTTGCGAGAACTGCGGGCGCAACTGGCAGGGGTAGAGACCCAACGCCCTAAATCCGCAGCCTTAGCTCAAGCCCAAGCTCAGGTTCGAGCTGCGATCGCTACCCAACAACAAGCAGAGGCTCGGCTAGCGGATGCCAAAGCGACCTTAGCTCAAGCCATTCGAGATCGCAAACGTGCCCAGGACTTGGAAGTAGCTGGGGCCCAAACTCGAAAGGTCCGTGAGGATGCTGAGTTAGCGGCAACCCAACGGCAGCAAGAATTGGAAGTGGCTAACAAACAAGTCCAAGGTGCGATCTCAACTGTTGCTGCCGCTCAAAAAGCGTTTTCTGTCTTAAAGGCCGAACAGCAAGATCCCGATTATTTATTAGATGTCTATCGAGCCCAAATTTCCAGTACAGAATCCACCTTGGTTAACCTTGCGGATGAAGCACGTCGAACCGTTGTTCGAGCCCCCGTTGGAGGCAATGTCTTTCGCGTGATGCAAGAAAGTGCGCGCTTTATTTCAGCCGGTGAACCTCTCCTAGAGTTGGGAGATGCCAAACAATTGGAACTGGTAATTGATGTCCTCTCCACGGATGCCGTTAAAGTCAAACCCGGTGCTACTATTCAAATTGACCATTGGGGTGGCCCCCACCCCCTCCAAGCCCGAGTGCGCTATGTTGAGCCCTCAGCCTTTACAGAAGTGTCTGCTTTGGGAGTAGAGGAACAACGCGTCAACGTTATTGCTGATTTTATTTCCCCTCCTCTATCCCTGGGGGATGGCTATCGGGTCGAAGCTCGTATTGTTGTCTGGGAGGATAAGGATACTCTCAAGGTGCCCCTAAGTGCATTATTTAGATGTGAGAATCAGAAATGGTGTACCTTTGTGGCGGAACAGGGAAAGGCCCAGCGACGTCAAGTGGTGATCAGCCAACGTAGTCAGCTTGAAGCTGCAGTGAAGAAAGGACTAAAAGTTGGGGAACAAGTCATCCTTCATCCCACGGAGCAGATCGAGGCGAACCAACGCATTCATAGTAGAAGCTAG